In Betta splendens chromosome 22, fBetSpl5.4, whole genome shotgun sequence, the following proteins share a genomic window:
- the mdga2a gene encoding MAM domain-containing glycosylphosphatidylinositol anchor protein 2 isoform X4: protein MGLGVRLLWLLIGVLRAVRGQGVYAPPTVHILPSAQGCAVEEERDAERVYTVREGDTLELQCLFTGHPRPQIRWTKAGATDHLNDLYLHNETLRIENISRHQGGRYYCKAENRHGVPAIRSIRVEVYFLDDPVITVHQSVGEAKEQFYFERTVFLRCVANSNPPVHYTWRRGREALTQGSDAGVEIYEPFFTQGETKILKLKNLRPQDYATYTCISSVRSVCGIEDKSTHFSLSNQTAPPSIKLLLEDPLVVNPGETITLVCVASGGDPLPSLKWVRPGEEELPKRSIVKRGTLTLTAVTLDDGGTYTCVASNNVGNPAKRSTSILVRGLRKGRFWITPDPYHNDDNIQIGREVKISCQVEATPPEELQFSWLKNGRPLRSSERMVITHTDTDVSPGTTNLDIIDLKFTDFGTYTCVASLRNGGIPEISIDVNISSTTVPPELTVPRGRSHLVVQEGDTVDLQCLVSGKPKPIILWSRVEEGGAAVAAPALMQDGSDQVESYDGVLRITNVTRDMSGTYRCQTSQYNGFNVKPREALIQLVVQFPPVVEPVNIEIRQALGRAFVLSCHLLRAHPARLLRYEWKLGSRLLTVGQFTDQQGDTEYQVRALNREGYGEYTCDITNEAGAGRCSFLVTGKAYAPEFYYDTYSSLWQNRPTVYSFKLQWTQMEPSAVDRILAYRLSFKQVGQSRWWEQEIPIDGNIGVGELLTYNLTELVKPESYLVRLTPITRFGEGDVTERIITYSPPVNPHLREFQCGFEDEALCLFSQDKSDVFDWTRHSATTRDTKYTPNTGPSSDHTGSKQGFYMYIETSRPRLEGDKARLLSPTFNTNSKVSSNPHSPTYCLAFYYHMYGKHIGALNVLLRQKGQTVTEVSVWSLTGNQGSRWMQAKVTIHPTTAFQIVMEGVRGPGIEGDIAIDDVSIEEGECKDLPPNNLRSLAPPSLPHIWQLCVSVSVALIGRQR from the exons ATGGGCTTAGGTGtcaggctgctgtggctgctgatcGGCGTTCTGCGGGCTGTGCGCGGCCAGGGCGTGTACG CGCCCCCTACTGTCCACATCCTGCCCTCGGCTCAGGGCTGTgccgtggaggaggagcgtgATGCTGAGAGGGTCTACACCGTCAGGGAGGGGGACACCTTGGAGCTGCAGTGTCTGTTCACAGGACACCCCCGACCACAG ATTCGCTGGACTAAGGCTGGAGCCACCGATCACCTCAACGACTTGTATCTGCACAATGAAACTCTGAGGATTGAAAACATCAGCCGCCACCAGGGGGGCCGCTACTACTGCAAGGCTGAGAACAGACACGGGGTCCCGGCCATCCGCTCCATCCGGGTCGAGGTCTACT tccTCGATGACCCAGTAATCACTGTGCATCAGAGCGTTGGAGAAGCCAAGGAGCAGTTTTACTTTGAGAGGACGGTGTTTCTCCGCTGCGTGGCCAACTCCAACCCCCCCGTCCACTACACCTGGAGAAGAGGCCGGGAGGCGCTGACGCAGGGCTCGGACGCAGGGGTGGAGATCTACGAGCCTTTTTTCACACAG GGCGAGACAAAAATCCTGAAGCTGAAAAATCTCCGTCCTCAGGATTACGCCACCTACACCTGCATCTCGTCCGTCAGGAGTGTGTGCGGCATCGAAGACAAGAGTACACACTTCAGCCTGAGCAACCAGACAg CGCCCCCCTCCATCAAGCTCCTTCTGGAGGATCCCCTAGTGGTGAACCCAGGGGAAACCATTacgctggtgtgtgtggccTCGGGGGGAgaccctctcccctctctgaaGTGGGTGAGGccaggagaggaggagctgccgaAGAGGAGCATAGTCAAACGCGGCACGCTGACGCTGACGGCCGTCACCCTGGATGACGGCGGCACCTACACCTGCGTGGCCTCCAACAACGTGGGAAACCCTGCGAAGAGAAGCACGTCCATCCTGGTCCGAG gtctTCGTAAAGGCCGGTTCTGGATCACTCCTGACCCGTACCACAACGACGACAACATCCAGATCGGTCGGGAGGTGAAGATCAGCTGCCAGGTGGAGGCCACAcccccagaggagctgcagttcaGCTGGCTGAAGAACGGCCGACCGCTGAGGAGCTCCGAGCGCATGGTGATCACCCACACCGACACCGATGTCTCCCCCGGAACCACCAACCTCGACATCATTGACCTCAAGTTCACAGACTTTGGCACCTACACCTGTGTGGCCTCGCTGAGGAACGGAGGGATCCCCGAGATCAGCATTGATGTCAacatctcctccaccacag TCCCTCCAGAGCTGACCGTCCCCAGGGGCCGCTCTCACCTCGTGGTTCAGGAGGGCGACACCGTGGACCTGCAGTGTCTGGTCTCAGGCAAACCCAAACCCATCATCCTGTGGTCCCgggtggaggagggtggagcGGCCGTGGCTGCTCCTGCCTTGATGCAGGATGGTTCGGATCAGGTGGAGAGCTATGACGGGGTTCTGAGGATCACCAACGTGACCAGAGACATGAGTGGGACGTACCGGTGCCAGACGAGCCAGTACAACGGCTTCAACGTGAAACCCAGAGAGGCGCTGATCCAGCTGGTGGTGCAGT TTCCTCCTGTGGTGGAGCCAGTCAACATAGAAATCCGTCAGGCTCTGGGCCGGGCCTTCGTCCTCAGCTGCCACCTGCTGCGAGCTCACCCAGCCCGTCTCCTGAGGTACGAGTGGAAGCTGGGCTCCCGCCTCCTCACGGTCGGACAGTTTACTGACCAGCAGGGAGACACCGAGTACCAGGTCCGAGCTCTGAATCGCGAGGGCTACGGCGAGTACACCTGTGACATCACCAATGAGGCGGGGGCGGggcgctgcagcttcctggtcACAG GAAAGGCCTATGCTCCAGAGTTCTACTACGACACCTATAGCTCTCTGTGGCAGAACAGACCCACTGTCTACAGCTTCAAGCTGCAGTGGACTCAGATGGAGCCCAGTGCAGTGGACCGGATCCTGGCCTACAGACTCAGTTTCAAACAG GTGGGTCAGTCTCGCTGGTGGGAGCAGGAAATACCGATCGACGGAAACATCGGCGTCGGGGAACTGCTGACCTACAACCTGACAGAACTCGTCAAGCCAGAGTCCTACCTGGTCCGGCTCACACCCATCACCCGATTCGGAGAAGGCGACGTCACCGAACGGATCATCACCTACAGCC CTCCTGTGAACCCACATCTCA GGGAGTTCCAGTGTGGTTTCGAAGACGAGGCGTTGTGCTTGTTCTCTCAGGATAAAAGCGATGTGTTCGACTGGACGCGTCACAGCGCCACCACACGAGACACCAAGTACACACCGAACACCGGGCCGAGCTCCGACCACACTGGCTCCAAGCAGG GTTTCTACATGTACATTGAAACGTCGCGGCCACGGTTGGAGGGAGATAAAGCTCGGCTGCTGTCTCCCACATTCAACACCAACTCCAAGGTGTCCTCCAACCCCCACAGCCCCACCTACTGCCTGGCCTTCTACTACCACATGTACGGAAAGCACATAG GAGCTCTCAACGTGTTGCTGCGGCAGAAAGGTCAGACCGTCACAGAAGTCTCAGTCTGGAGTCTGACTGGAAACCAAGGAAGTCGGTGGATGCAAGCCAAGGTCACCATCCACCCAACCACAGCCTTCCAG ATTGTGATGGAGGGAGTCCGAGGTCCGGGTATAGAGGGAGACATCGCCATCGATGACGTCAGCATCGAGGAGGGCGAGTGTAAAGACCTGCCCCCCAACA aTCTAAGGTCACTCGCCCCGCCCTCATTGCCACATATATGGcaactgtgtgtcagtgtgagtgtTGCTCTGATTGGCCGACAGAGATGA
- the mdga2a gene encoding MAM domain-containing glycosylphosphatidylinositol anchor protein 2 isoform X3 — protein sequence MGLGVRLLWLLIGVLRAVRGQGVYAPPTVHILPSAQGCAVEEERDAERVYTVREGDTLELQCLFTGHPRPQIRWTKAGATDHLNDLYLHNETLRIENISRHQGGRYYCKAENRHGVPAIRSIRVEVYFLDDPVITVHQSVGEAKEQFYFERTVFLRCVANSNPPVHYTWRRGREALTQGSDAGVEIYEPFFTQGETKILKLKNLRPQDYATYTCISSVRSVCGIEDKSTHFSLSNQTAPPSIKLLLEDPLVVNPGETITLVCVASGGDPLPSLKWVRPGEEELPKRSIVKRGTLTLTAVTLDDGGTYTCVASNNVGNPAKRSTSILVRGLRKGRFWITPDPYHNDDNIQIGREVKISCQVEATPPEELQFSWLKNGRPLRSSERMVITHTDTDVSPGTTNLDIIDLKFTDFGTYTCVASLRNGGIPEISIDVNISSTTVPPELTVPRGRSHLVVQEGDTVDLQCLVSGKPKPIILWSRVEEGGAAVAAPALMQDGSDQVESYDGVLRITNVTRDMSGTYRCQTSQYNGFNVKPREALIQLVVQFPPVVEPVNIEIRQALGRAFVLSCHLLRAHPARLLRYEWKLGSRLLTVGQFTDQQGDTEYQVRALNREGYGEYTCDITNEAGAGRCSFLVTGKAYAPEFYYDTYSSLWQNRPTVYSFKLQWTQMEPSAVDRILAYRLSFKQVGQSRWWEQEIPIDGNIGVGELLTYNLTELVKPESYLVRLTPITRFGEGDVTERIITYSPPVNPHLREFQCGFEDEALCLFSQDKSDVFDWTRHSATTRDTKYTPNTGPSSDHTGSKQGTDTQNQDTTHNTSWVSPGFYMYIETSRPRLEGDKARLLSPTFNTNSKVSSNPHSPTYCLAFYYHMYGKHIGALNVLLRQKGQTVTEVSVWSLTGNQGSRWMQAKVTIHPTTAFQIVMEGVRGPGIEGDIAIDDVSIEEGECKDLPPNNLRSLAPPSLPHIWQLCVSVSVALIGRQR from the exons ATGGGCTTAGGTGtcaggctgctgtggctgctgatcGGCGTTCTGCGGGCTGTGCGCGGCCAGGGCGTGTACG CGCCCCCTACTGTCCACATCCTGCCCTCGGCTCAGGGCTGTgccgtggaggaggagcgtgATGCTGAGAGGGTCTACACCGTCAGGGAGGGGGACACCTTGGAGCTGCAGTGTCTGTTCACAGGACACCCCCGACCACAG ATTCGCTGGACTAAGGCTGGAGCCACCGATCACCTCAACGACTTGTATCTGCACAATGAAACTCTGAGGATTGAAAACATCAGCCGCCACCAGGGGGGCCGCTACTACTGCAAGGCTGAGAACAGACACGGGGTCCCGGCCATCCGCTCCATCCGGGTCGAGGTCTACT tccTCGATGACCCAGTAATCACTGTGCATCAGAGCGTTGGAGAAGCCAAGGAGCAGTTTTACTTTGAGAGGACGGTGTTTCTCCGCTGCGTGGCCAACTCCAACCCCCCCGTCCACTACACCTGGAGAAGAGGCCGGGAGGCGCTGACGCAGGGCTCGGACGCAGGGGTGGAGATCTACGAGCCTTTTTTCACACAG GGCGAGACAAAAATCCTGAAGCTGAAAAATCTCCGTCCTCAGGATTACGCCACCTACACCTGCATCTCGTCCGTCAGGAGTGTGTGCGGCATCGAAGACAAGAGTACACACTTCAGCCTGAGCAACCAGACAg CGCCCCCCTCCATCAAGCTCCTTCTGGAGGATCCCCTAGTGGTGAACCCAGGGGAAACCATTacgctggtgtgtgtggccTCGGGGGGAgaccctctcccctctctgaaGTGGGTGAGGccaggagaggaggagctgccgaAGAGGAGCATAGTCAAACGCGGCACGCTGACGCTGACGGCCGTCACCCTGGATGACGGCGGCACCTACACCTGCGTGGCCTCCAACAACGTGGGAAACCCTGCGAAGAGAAGCACGTCCATCCTGGTCCGAG gtctTCGTAAAGGCCGGTTCTGGATCACTCCTGACCCGTACCACAACGACGACAACATCCAGATCGGTCGGGAGGTGAAGATCAGCTGCCAGGTGGAGGCCACAcccccagaggagctgcagttcaGCTGGCTGAAGAACGGCCGACCGCTGAGGAGCTCCGAGCGCATGGTGATCACCCACACCGACACCGATGTCTCCCCCGGAACCACCAACCTCGACATCATTGACCTCAAGTTCACAGACTTTGGCACCTACACCTGTGTGGCCTCGCTGAGGAACGGAGGGATCCCCGAGATCAGCATTGATGTCAacatctcctccaccacag TCCCTCCAGAGCTGACCGTCCCCAGGGGCCGCTCTCACCTCGTGGTTCAGGAGGGCGACACCGTGGACCTGCAGTGTCTGGTCTCAGGCAAACCCAAACCCATCATCCTGTGGTCCCgggtggaggagggtggagcGGCCGTGGCTGCTCCTGCCTTGATGCAGGATGGTTCGGATCAGGTGGAGAGCTATGACGGGGTTCTGAGGATCACCAACGTGACCAGAGACATGAGTGGGACGTACCGGTGCCAGACGAGCCAGTACAACGGCTTCAACGTGAAACCCAGAGAGGCGCTGATCCAGCTGGTGGTGCAGT TTCCTCCTGTGGTGGAGCCAGTCAACATAGAAATCCGTCAGGCTCTGGGCCGGGCCTTCGTCCTCAGCTGCCACCTGCTGCGAGCTCACCCAGCCCGTCTCCTGAGGTACGAGTGGAAGCTGGGCTCCCGCCTCCTCACGGTCGGACAGTTTACTGACCAGCAGGGAGACACCGAGTACCAGGTCCGAGCTCTGAATCGCGAGGGCTACGGCGAGTACACCTGTGACATCACCAATGAGGCGGGGGCGGggcgctgcagcttcctggtcACAG GAAAGGCCTATGCTCCAGAGTTCTACTACGACACCTATAGCTCTCTGTGGCAGAACAGACCCACTGTCTACAGCTTCAAGCTGCAGTGGACTCAGATGGAGCCCAGTGCAGTGGACCGGATCCTGGCCTACAGACTCAGTTTCAAACAG GTGGGTCAGTCTCGCTGGTGGGAGCAGGAAATACCGATCGACGGAAACATCGGCGTCGGGGAACTGCTGACCTACAACCTGACAGAACTCGTCAAGCCAGAGTCCTACCTGGTCCGGCTCACACCCATCACCCGATTCGGAGAAGGCGACGTCACCGAACGGATCATCACCTACAGCC CTCCTGTGAACCCACATCTCA GGGAGTTCCAGTGTGGTTTCGAAGACGAGGCGTTGTGCTTGTTCTCTCAGGATAAAAGCGATGTGTTCGACTGGACGCGTCACAGCGCCACCACACGAGACACCAAGTACACACCGAACACCGGGCCGAGCTCCGACCACACTGGCTCCAAGCAGGGTACCGACACACAGAACCAGGATACAACACACAATACGAGCTGGGTCTCACCGG GTTTCTACATGTACATTGAAACGTCGCGGCCACGGTTGGAGGGAGATAAAGCTCGGCTGCTGTCTCCCACATTCAACACCAACTCCAAGGTGTCCTCCAACCCCCACAGCCCCACCTACTGCCTGGCCTTCTACTACCACATGTACGGAAAGCACATAG GAGCTCTCAACGTGTTGCTGCGGCAGAAAGGTCAGACCGTCACAGAAGTCTCAGTCTGGAGTCTGACTGGAAACCAAGGAAGTCGGTGGATGCAAGCCAAGGTCACCATCCACCCAACCACAGCCTTCCAG ATTGTGATGGAGGGAGTCCGAGGTCCGGGTATAGAGGGAGACATCGCCATCGATGACGTCAGCATCGAGGAGGGCGAGTGTAAAGACCTGCCCCCCAACA aTCTAAGGTCACTCGCCCCGCCCTCATTGCCACATATATGGcaactgtgtgtcagtgtgagtgtTGCTCTGATTGGCCGACAGAGATGA
- the mdga2a gene encoding MAM domain-containing glycosylphosphatidylinositol anchor protein 2 isoform X6 produces the protein MGLGVRLLWLLIGVLRAVRGQGVYAPPTVHILPSAQGCAVEEERDAERVYTVREGDTLELQCLFTGHPRPQIRWTKAGATDHLNDLYLHNETLRIENISRHQGGRYYCKAENRHGVPAIRSIRVEVYFLDDPVITVHQSVGEAKEQFYFERTVFLRCVANSNPPVHYTWRRGREALTQGSDAGVEIYEPFFTQGETKILKLKNLRPQDYATYTCISSVRSVCGIEDKSTHFSLSNQTAPPSIKLLLEDPLVVNPGETITLVCVASGGDPLPSLKWVRPGEEELPKRSIVKRGTLTLTAVTLDDGGTYTCVASNNVGNPAKRSTSILVRGLRKGRFWITPDPYHNDDNIQIGREVKISCQVEATPPEELQFSWLKNGRPLRSSERMVITHTDTDVSPGTTNLDIIDLKFTDFGTYTCVASLRNGGIPEISIDVNISSTTVPPELTVPRGRSHLVVQEGDTVDLQCLVSGKPKPIILWSRVEEGGAAVAAPALMQDGSDQVESYDGVLRITNVTRDMSGTYRCQTSQYNGFNVKPREALIQLVVQFPPVVEPVNIEIRQALGRAFVLSCHLLRAHPARLLRYEWKLGSRLLTVGQFTDQQGDTEYQVRALNREGYGEYTCDITNEAGAGRCSFLVTGKAYAPEFYYDTYSSLWQNRPTVYSFKLQWTQMEPSAVDRILAYRLSFKQVGQSRWWEQEIPIDGNIGVGELLTYNLTELVKPESYLVRLTPITRFGEGDVTERIITYSRGERKRVLRCHRKPVRKLKTAKVKDEQKDEVRGASLCRQDATPVNPHLREFQCGFEDEALCLFSQDKSDVFDWTRHSATTRDTKYTPNTGPSSDHTGSKQGVMLLELSSDAALTVPGSKEMEH, from the exons ATGGGCTTAGGTGtcaggctgctgtggctgctgatcGGCGTTCTGCGGGCTGTGCGCGGCCAGGGCGTGTACG CGCCCCCTACTGTCCACATCCTGCCCTCGGCTCAGGGCTGTgccgtggaggaggagcgtgATGCTGAGAGGGTCTACACCGTCAGGGAGGGGGACACCTTGGAGCTGCAGTGTCTGTTCACAGGACACCCCCGACCACAG ATTCGCTGGACTAAGGCTGGAGCCACCGATCACCTCAACGACTTGTATCTGCACAATGAAACTCTGAGGATTGAAAACATCAGCCGCCACCAGGGGGGCCGCTACTACTGCAAGGCTGAGAACAGACACGGGGTCCCGGCCATCCGCTCCATCCGGGTCGAGGTCTACT tccTCGATGACCCAGTAATCACTGTGCATCAGAGCGTTGGAGAAGCCAAGGAGCAGTTTTACTTTGAGAGGACGGTGTTTCTCCGCTGCGTGGCCAACTCCAACCCCCCCGTCCACTACACCTGGAGAAGAGGCCGGGAGGCGCTGACGCAGGGCTCGGACGCAGGGGTGGAGATCTACGAGCCTTTTTTCACACAG GGCGAGACAAAAATCCTGAAGCTGAAAAATCTCCGTCCTCAGGATTACGCCACCTACACCTGCATCTCGTCCGTCAGGAGTGTGTGCGGCATCGAAGACAAGAGTACACACTTCAGCCTGAGCAACCAGACAg CGCCCCCCTCCATCAAGCTCCTTCTGGAGGATCCCCTAGTGGTGAACCCAGGGGAAACCATTacgctggtgtgtgtggccTCGGGGGGAgaccctctcccctctctgaaGTGGGTGAGGccaggagaggaggagctgccgaAGAGGAGCATAGTCAAACGCGGCACGCTGACGCTGACGGCCGTCACCCTGGATGACGGCGGCACCTACACCTGCGTGGCCTCCAACAACGTGGGAAACCCTGCGAAGAGAAGCACGTCCATCCTGGTCCGAG gtctTCGTAAAGGCCGGTTCTGGATCACTCCTGACCCGTACCACAACGACGACAACATCCAGATCGGTCGGGAGGTGAAGATCAGCTGCCAGGTGGAGGCCACAcccccagaggagctgcagttcaGCTGGCTGAAGAACGGCCGACCGCTGAGGAGCTCCGAGCGCATGGTGATCACCCACACCGACACCGATGTCTCCCCCGGAACCACCAACCTCGACATCATTGACCTCAAGTTCACAGACTTTGGCACCTACACCTGTGTGGCCTCGCTGAGGAACGGAGGGATCCCCGAGATCAGCATTGATGTCAacatctcctccaccacag TCCCTCCAGAGCTGACCGTCCCCAGGGGCCGCTCTCACCTCGTGGTTCAGGAGGGCGACACCGTGGACCTGCAGTGTCTGGTCTCAGGCAAACCCAAACCCATCATCCTGTGGTCCCgggtggaggagggtggagcGGCCGTGGCTGCTCCTGCCTTGATGCAGGATGGTTCGGATCAGGTGGAGAGCTATGACGGGGTTCTGAGGATCACCAACGTGACCAGAGACATGAGTGGGACGTACCGGTGCCAGACGAGCCAGTACAACGGCTTCAACGTGAAACCCAGAGAGGCGCTGATCCAGCTGGTGGTGCAGT TTCCTCCTGTGGTGGAGCCAGTCAACATAGAAATCCGTCAGGCTCTGGGCCGGGCCTTCGTCCTCAGCTGCCACCTGCTGCGAGCTCACCCAGCCCGTCTCCTGAGGTACGAGTGGAAGCTGGGCTCCCGCCTCCTCACGGTCGGACAGTTTACTGACCAGCAGGGAGACACCGAGTACCAGGTCCGAGCTCTGAATCGCGAGGGCTACGGCGAGTACACCTGTGACATCACCAATGAGGCGGGGGCGGggcgctgcagcttcctggtcACAG GAAAGGCCTATGCTCCAGAGTTCTACTACGACACCTATAGCTCTCTGTGGCAGAACAGACCCACTGTCTACAGCTTCAAGCTGCAGTGGACTCAGATGGAGCCCAGTGCAGTGGACCGGATCCTGGCCTACAGACTCAGTTTCAAACAG GTGGGTCAGTCTCGCTGGTGGGAGCAGGAAATACCGATCGACGGAAACATCGGCGTCGGGGAACTGCTGACCTACAACCTGACAGAACTCGTCAAGCCAGAGTCCTACCTGGTCCGGCTCACACCCATCACCCGATTCGGAGAAGGCGACGTCACCGAACGGATCATCACCTACAGCC gaggagagaggaaacgagTGTTGAGGTGTCACAGAAAACCTGTCAGAAAGCTAAAAACAGCAAAAGTAAAAGATGAACAAAAAGACGAGGTCAGAGGAGCTTCTCTGTGTCGACAGGATGCCA CTCCTGTGAACCCACATCTCA GGGAGTTCCAGTGTGGTTTCGAAGACGAGGCGTTGTGCTTGTTCTCTCAGGATAAAAGCGATGTGTTCGACTGGACGCGTCACAGCGCCACCACACGAGACACCAAGTACACACCGAACACCGGGCCGAGCTCCGACCACACTGGCTCCAAGCAGG GAGTAATGCTTTTGGAGCTGTCATCGGATGCAGCTCTGACAGTACCTGGGTCCAAAGAGATGGAGCATTAA